The genomic stretch ccttcttacaattgtcgtctgtatatgaaaaggtttcttgcttttgtgacttattcagattgcatattaaaatgagtacttgtttgctttgatatatttgttataaattatttaactgatttattatatatgaatatttttctttagtatggtatgcaaatattgaactcagttgaaatctgtttcattataatatatatgctatataatgactgaatctcattacactgaaatgaaggtacgctgtatacagtttatctatgtgatatgactacggtcaaactttgcttatgaaacagaaatattgaaataattacaatggtatgttttgcttgaccttcacttgtttataggtgtgacgtcattgtccaaagattcatgaatagcgaatatgcatttgttaaagcgggatcagttggcctattttagaaataaataaaaataataaatataaaaatcctttATTTCATTATCCGAAATCAAAACCAACAGAAAATGTGCAACAATCTCAATTTTAATTCAATATACTACATATTTGAATAAACATtgatatagttaaaataaagTAATCAAAAGCATATGTGGCTTATTCTAATGTATTGGGGTATTGTGGCCACTCAAGGTTTAACGGGTAACCAGCTAAACAATCAATCCGGTCGggtaaccagccaaattgtaggGAATAAATCAGCCGACCAAAAGAAGACCAGGCGTGTTCTCTAAATTCTAACCGGTGACTAGCTACATTTAATTATTTACAGAGAAACAACTTGTAACGTGGCACAACTTCCATCAATGCTACGGTTCACTACGACGGACAAAATGACAGACGAGTGGTATCTTCCATTACTCTACGGGTGACcatagtaataatgaaaaatatcaaacgtgTCACCAAACCAGACACAGCACTGTAGTGACTAGCATCCGCAGATATGACTCCTTCGTTATCCTACGGGTAACCATAGTTACAATGAAAATCTAATCGGGTAACCAGTTAGAGTCGCAACGCAACGCAAAGTACTGTAGTGATTAGCACCAGCCAGGCTATGTATCACTTGAGCAAGGCTATATAGAGCTAGACACGGCTCTAACGCAACGCTATAAAGATATTACCAGAGTACTAGGGCAATACCTTTTGTATACTCAATGCCACACAAGTTGACTATAAAATGCTCTGACCCTAGTCCCACGATTCATACTGGTAACTCGCGAGAGCCGGAAACCAGGTCCCGAGTTAAATACAGTTTGAACAAAGTACATACTTGAATGTTAATTAAACTGAAACTAATATAAAATTGCTAAATTATGCTACGCCTAGTCAACTTCTGATCGGCAGAATTTTTCCCCGCTAAGCATATAATATgagtgacataaaaataattataattatagtgTGTCCATAACCACTATTAAGGTAATATTTCCTTCTTAACAATGTTTATACACAAAAGAAATCGTCTTTCGCTAACATATACACATAAATGTAATAGTTCATTTGCTTGTATCAAACAACATACTTAAAAATAGTGAATAGCGAACGAGCCTTAACACTTTGTAATTATCACTTGATACACTAACACGCACACATAAGAAAGTTTATGATCTCACACTTAAGCCGTCACAGCGTCCGCAATGTTCGACACAAAGTTTTGGTGACATCAATAGAGCTTCTATCGTACATTACAACTGCTCCCATTGAACGTGCGTGATAGTCTGTATCCAAGTTTTGCTCGTCAGCTCGGAGGCAAATTGTCTGTAACACAAATACTTGAAAGAGCAATTAGCTTGTCTAAAATCAGATAAATAGGAACATGCCATATAACTGTATATTAAAATAAGTGAATTTACGTAATAGTATTAAAACTATagtcaaaaatacatatttactaCGTTCTGACttggggtgtggcgggtgggaAAATCTAACAAGCGTTGTTTCGTAAGTTGTGAAAGTTTACCGACTGAGAATATTGCACGAGTTTCTGCGTTATATATGTTCATATTCTGCGTTTGGTTCCCGAACAAATCTGGTTTATAAATATGTTTCGCTTATAATAAACCTGGAACCAAAACCAGTTTTGCTTCACAAAGCTTACTAAAAACATACATGATCATACATGTATAGATAGGTATAGATACCGGATGACAAACTGACCTAAGTATAGATACGCGATGACAAACTGACAATTTcgtaaaaaataaaagcaattatttcaaagataaaataattgatattatttcattatccGAAATCAAAACCAACAGAAAATGTGCAACAATCTCAATTTTAATTCAATATACTACATATTTGAATAAACATtgatatagttaaaataaagTAATCAAAAGCATATGTGGCTTATTCTAATGTATTGGGGTATTGTGGCCACTCAAGGTTTAACGGGTAACCAGCTAAACAATCAATCCGGTCGggtaaccagccaaattgtaggGAATAAATCAGCCGACCAAAAGAAGACCAGGCGTGTTCTCTAAATTCTAACCGGTGACTAGctacatttaattattttcagAGAAACAACTTGTAACGTGGCACAACTTCCATCAATGCTACGGTTCACTACGACGGACAAAATGACAGACGAGTGGTATCTTCCATTACTCTACGGGTGACCATAGTAATAACGAAAAATATCAAACGTGTCACCAAACCAGACACAGCACTGTAGTGACTAGCATCCGCAGATATGACTCCTTCATTATCCTACGGGTAACCATAGTTACAATGAAAATCTAATCGGGTAACCAGTTAGAGTCACAACGCAACGCAAAGTACTGTAGTGATTAGCACCAGCCAGGCTATGTATCACTTGAGCAAGGCTATATAGAGCTAGACACGGCTCTAACGCAACGCTATAAAGATATTACCAGAGTACTAGGGCAATACCTTTTGTATACTCAATGCCACACAAGTTGACTATAAAATGCTCTGACCCTAGTCCCACGATTCACACTGGTAACTCGCGAGAGCCGGAAACCAGGTCCCGAGTTAAATACAGTTTGAACAAAGTACATACTTGAATGTTAATTAAACTGAAACTAATATAAAATTGCTAAATTATGCTACGCCTAGTCAACTTCTGATCGGCAGAATTTTTccccgccacaataaatttcattgaaatttatcCCCCGAAAATTCTGAAGAGAAATTATACTAAATACAAGTTGCATTCAAGGAAACAGAAGGACAGACAGCTCTTTCATAATTTGCTAATCTTGTAACTAATTATTAATACATGTTTCTCAAAATAGCGTCTTTAATGAAGTCTAAATAAAACTCTAGGCCaactaaatttaaatgtactcCGTCGGGACGATAAAAGGCCGTTTTTGAGTCAATCTCTGTTGTAATTATGTCTGAATTTCCTGATTCTGAAACGATTTTACGACCGATTCTATTCAGACGTTTCCGTTTAGCATCAATAGGAGCATTCCCCCCTCTCGAACCTGACCAGATCTGTCTTGGTAAAATATCTAGCCATATAATTATCGTGTTTGGAAATGCATCTCTGAGGTAAATTATCTCTTGCCTTATGATATTTCCAATTTCCGGAGTTTTAATTGTAAGTAAGTCGTTACCACCTAAATTGACGATGATAATTCTAGGCGGTGTAGACAGAAGAACCTGAGTCTCTATGTGTTGTCTAAGTCCGCTCCAACCCAAACCTCTCTTACCCCACCATGCAATTGACAGTCCTGTAATATTCAGGTTAGGTTTTCCAGCGGCTGTAGCATGTGACCCCGCCCAATACGGGATTGAATCGCCAAGAATCCAAACATCTAAATATAAAAGTAACGGTATTGACATTTTTCTATACCCGACTGCTTATATACTCTTACTTAAAAGTCAACGTATATATGTTTTATAGCAGTCTGATGACCAGCGGCTTAGTTTCATTATAATTTCGGACGGATAACCCTGAGCAGCCAGGTCCGTCGCTCTGCCAATTCTGAAACTATGTGACCTGAAATGTGCAGAATTGTAACGTGTTTTACCTATGGCCAAAGATAACACGCTAGAAAATTGAGATCTAGTCACAACAGCGCCGTTTTTATGGCAAAAAAGGAGAGTTTGATGTTTAGGACGTATTTTCAAAAACTCCGTAAGTTTTAAAACCGGACAGATACCAATATTTTGCCTGGGTAATTTAATAACGGCTGGTTTTcctttttggtttgttttataatgacGAAGTTGTATTACCACAtactgattattttgataaaaacaaatatcgtTAATGAGTATTGCGTGATTTAATTGGAAAGAGCGTGTTGCTGTCAACTCACTGACCCGAAAAAGGCCAAAATAAGCTAAAGTAAATAAAGCTGAGAAAAGTAGGGTTTCATACGCATCATAACAAACAGTTGGTAGTTTATTGCAGATTTCTACCAAAATATTCATAGTTATCGGCGCCCGTTTATCATAGGTTGACCTACTTCTATGacaaccttctaaaatttttCTTAGTAAGAAATTGTCATTTAGACTATAATAACCATTaattttatggaaataatttaTGCCCGCCAAATATGTTGTAATAGACCTTGGTGAGAGACCCTTTTCGAAACAGAAGGATAAAAACAGAATAATATGTACTAATGGAATCGGCCATAACACGGCGAGATTGTAATTATTCCTAAATTTCTCAAACATATTTAATGCGGTATTGTATGCCAGCGATGAGTTTGGTGCTAAAGACGAGTAGACTAGTTGTCTTGCTCTACACTGAAGACGTTCCACAGAAAAGAGGGTACCAGGCTGGATTCGAGGTCCGCTTCTGGGGCGAGCTCCCTGAATCGTGTCAACTGTGAACGAGATAAGCAATCACAGATGGTATTCTCATGACCTGGGACATGAACCGCTTTAATCCAAATATTCAGCTGAAGACAACGTAACGTTATCAACCTTATAAGACACATAACCCTATCGGCTTTGGATGATAATTTATTTAAGATGTGAACGACTGCAATGTTGTCACAgttaaatttaatctttttttttgctAGCTGAGGACCCCAGACAAATAATGATACCATGATTGGAAACAATTCGAGCACCGTAATGTCCGAAGTAATACCTAGCCTATGCCATTCAGTCGGCCATTTTGCATGACACCAGTGACCTTGGAAATAAATTCCAAACCCTAAATTTTCGCCGCCTGCACTATCGGAGAACAATTGTACGTCAGCATTTGAAACCCAATATCTGTCGTGGAACAATGATAGGCCATTAAAATCCTTTAGAAATGTAAGCCACATGTCCAAGTCCAATCTAATTTCCTTTTTAAGACGAAGACGGTGAAAGGGTTTTGAAAGGCCGCAGATTGAGTCTATTAAACGGCGAGAAAAAGGCCTACCCATCGGTATAGCACGACAGCAAAAGTTAAGAGAACCAATGAGTGATTGCATCTTTTTTAAAGTAGTTTTTTTGTGAGATAGCATCTCATTGATTTTCTGTATTACCTCTTGAATTTTGGTTAAAGGTATTCTTACCGTCATATTTTTAGAGTCGAGTTCTAAACCTAAAAATATCACAATTTCTGTAGGGCCCTCCGTTTTCTCTTCCGCTAAAGGGACGCCAAGTTCAGACATAACTTCACAGAAAATTTGTAAAGCCCGAGTACACGCTTCTGTATTTTTCTCAGCACCCAGAAAATCATCCAAAAAGTGTATTAATCCGCCCgctttcaattttcttttaacaCAAAACTCTAAAAATCTAGAAAATCTTTCAAAAGTTATACAACTTATAGAAGCACCGAATGGTAGGGCTTTGTCAAAATAGAATTTATCCTCAAAACAAAAACCGAGTAGTTCAAAATCTGCTGGTTTTATAGGTATTAATCTATAAGCGTTGCGAATGTCcgctttaaacattttacaattttgtcCTAATTCTTGAACCAGTCTAACGGCTTCATCAAAGCTTGTGTATTGAACCGAGCATAATGCGGGGTCAATAAAGTCATTCACTGATTCGCCTGGCGGATAGGATAAATGATGAATCATCCTAAATTCACCTGGTGTTTTCTTTGGGACAAGGCCGATTGGTGACACAATTAAATTTGGTAATGGGCGTTGTGTAAATGGACCGGCTACCCTACTAGCAGCGATTTCCGTATTTATTTTGGATTTTATTAAGTCGGGATTAAGAACagtggattttaaatttttagagtGTCTGGGTGCACGTGGCCCTGTGTATTGAATAGGAAATCCGTGCATGAAACCATCCAGTAAAAATTCGGACTCCTGTTTGTcataaaattgtaagtattttttcaatgatgAAATTTTAATTGGCGACTTCGCTAAATTGTATAT from Mercenaria mercenaria strain notata chromosome 16, MADL_Memer_1, whole genome shotgun sequence encodes the following:
- the LOC128549419 gene encoding uncharacterized protein LOC128549419, producing MPRGRGRRARHEPAGRQEPAGNVRRQPARNARQQPAEGARQEPAGNVRRQPARNVRQEPAEMARQEPLGNARQPARNARRGLAGEVRQDPADNARHQAEARGEPADHRNGGRGRKRTADELEGLVEDRMLQDNADVWILGDSIPYWAGSHATAAGKPNLNITGLSIAWWGKRGLGWSGLRQHIETQVLLSTPPRIIIVNLGGNDLLTIKTPEIGNIIRQEIIYLRDAFPNTIIIWLDILPRQIWSGSRGGNAPIDAKRKRLNRIGRKIVSESGNSDIITTEIDSKTAFYRPDGVHLNLVGLEFYLDFIKDAILRNMY